In Gemmatimonadota bacterium, the following proteins share a genomic window:
- a CDS encoding PBP1A family penicillin-binding protein encodes MDDLREHRETPIARSFRYIRRVIYAGFGLLFFGAFVAVVLFYLTVPSIPRLPDDLNDIFGRMTRIYAKDQEGNPRLVHTLGGHRRVALEEIAPVFRDAIIATEDADFFHHRGVDKPGIIRAFVTNLREGQILGQGASTITQQLARHLFFTREKVWIRKIREAMASMQIEARFSKDEILSAYCNNMYFGADAYGVEEAAQRFFSKRASELTLGESALLAGLVQRPSDYNPYYRMDRALSRRETVFRRMIDNGYITEEDAALAREQEITLKGTSIGPARGPYYLDYVEDLLIRRFGSNLVFNGGLTVHIAMDLDLQELAEETISNRMAYVDSLVGDPTYGTATAEERKQALEAALVAVDTRTGAVRALAGGRDYTASEFNRAVESNRQPGSGFKPVVYLAALDHLGYSANTVVVDEPVAYTTELGDLWEPQNFTREYEGPVILKRAFMRSINVVSAKLVSEVGPSTVIEYARRLGITSPLEPILSLALGTNGVSPLEMASAYSVFATGGIYHRPYVITRVEDSEGRVIEETEPESRRVISEQSAYLMLDLLRGVIIGGTGVGARYRYGFTAPSGGKTGTSSESRDVWFNGFTKDLATSVWVGYDDARPLLSIVEDEEITGASGAIPVWAPFMKQAAELQEQREVQAAMAAADTADGRLAVLPAEGIGIEDGGPEAGDETTSDEEVKPPPAFPMPLGIEKIRVDFRTGRLSRDLERSLVVTVRGTNPRVRTEMIPSGGAATEETGLLEPGGPADRTAPEETGSGGPGGRDEPGGPGGPGGPGGPGGPGGPGGPVD; translated from the coding sequence ATGGACGATTTAAGAGAACACCGGGAAACCCCGATCGCGCGGTCATTCAGATATATCAGGCGTGTGATATACGCCGGATTCGGCTTGCTGTTCTTCGGCGCGTTCGTGGCCGTCGTGCTGTTCTACCTCACCGTGCCGTCCATTCCCCGCCTTCCGGACGACCTGAACGACATCTTCGGACGGATGACCCGGATCTATGCCAAGGACCAGGAGGGCAATCCCCGCCTGGTACATACCCTGGGCGGCCATCGCCGGGTCGCGCTGGAAGAAATCGCGCCGGTGTTCCGGGACGCGATCATCGCCACCGAAGACGCCGATTTCTTCCATCATCGGGGCGTGGACAAACCCGGCATCATCCGGGCCTTCGTGACCAATCTCCGCGAGGGCCAGATCCTGGGGCAGGGCGCGAGCACGATCACCCAGCAACTGGCGCGCCACCTCTTCTTCACCCGCGAGAAGGTATGGATCCGCAAGATCCGCGAAGCCATGGCCTCCATGCAGATCGAGGCGAGGTTCAGCAAAGACGAAATCCTGTCCGCCTACTGCAACAACATGTATTTCGGCGCCGACGCCTACGGCGTGGAAGAGGCCGCGCAACGGTTCTTCAGCAAGCGCGCGAGCGAGCTCACACTCGGCGAATCGGCACTGCTCGCCGGGCTGGTCCAGCGGCCGAGCGATTACAACCCCTACTATCGCATGGACCGTGCGCTCAGCCGCAGGGAGACCGTGTTCCGCCGCATGATAGACAACGGGTACATCACGGAGGAAGATGCCGCGCTGGCCCGGGAGCAGGAGATCACGCTGAAGGGGACGAGTATCGGTCCGGCCAGGGGTCCTTACTACCTCGATTACGTCGAAGACCTCCTGATCCGCCGCTTCGGCAGCAACCTGGTCTTCAACGGCGGGCTCACCGTGCACATCGCCATGGACCTGGACCTGCAGGAACTCGCCGAGGAGACCATCAGCAACCGGATGGCCTACGTGGATTCGCTGGTCGGCGACCCGACCTACGGAACGGCCACGGCGGAAGAGCGGAAGCAGGCGCTCGAGGCGGCCCTGGTCGCCGTCGACACGCGCACCGGAGCGGTACGGGCGCTGGCCGGGGGCCGCGACTACACGGCGAGCGAATTCAACCGGGCCGTCGAAAGCAACCGGCAACCGGGGTCCGGCTTCAAGCCGGTCGTCTACCTGGCGGCGCTGGACCACCTGGGATATTCTGCCAATACGGTCGTGGTGGACGAGCCCGTGGCCTATACCACCGAACTGGGGGATCTCTGGGAACCGCAGAACTTCACCCGGGAGTACGAAGGACCCGTCATCCTTAAACGCGCTTTCATGCGTTCGATCAACGTGGTCTCCGCGAAACTGGTCAGTGAGGTCGGTCCCTCGACGGTCATCGAGTATGCCCGCCGCCTGGGGATAACCAGCCCGCTGGAGCCCATACTCTCCCTGGCGCTGGGTACCAACGGCGTCTCGCCGCTGGAGATGGCTTCCGCCTACTCCGTGTTCGCCACGGGCGGGATCTACCACAGGCCCTACGTCATCACCCGCGTGGAAGATTCCGAGGGCAGGGTGATCGAGGAAACCGAACCGGAATCGCGTCGCGTGATCAGTGAGCAATCCGCGTACCTGATGCTCGACCTCCTGCGCGGTGTCATAATTGGCGGCACGGGGGTCGGCGCACGCTACAGATATGGCTTCACGGCCCCGAGCGGCGGTAAAACGGGGACTTCAAGCGAATCCAGGGACGTCTGGTTCAACGGATTTACGAAGGACCTTGCGACCTCCGTCTGGGTGGGATACGACGATGCCCGGCCCCTCCTGTCCATCGTGGAAGACGAGGAGATTACCGGCGCTTCGGGCGCCATACCCGTCTGGGCGCCCTTCATGAAACAGGCCGCGGAACTGCAGGAGCAGCGTGAAGTCCAGGCGGCGATGGCGGCGGCCGATACCGCGGACGGACGGCTGGCCGTTCTACCGGCCGAAGGCATCGGCATTGAGGACGGCGGACCGGAAGCCGGGGATGAAACGACCTCAGACGAGGAAGTGAAACCTCCTCCGGCTTTCCCCATGCCGCTGGGCATCGAGAAGATCCGCGTCGACTTCCGCACGGGCCGGCTGTCCCGGGACCTGGAACGCTCCCTGGTCGTGACCGTACGGGGCACGAATCCCAGGGTAAGGACGGAGATGATCCCATCGGGCGGAGCCGCAACCGAAGAGACAGGATTGCTGGAGCCAGGCGGACCAGCAGACAGGACAGCACCCGAAGAGACCGGATCCGGCGGACCGGGCGGAAGGGACGAACCAGGCGGACCAGGCGGGCCAGGCGGACCAGGCGGGCCAGGCGGACCAGGCGGACCAGGCGGACCGGTTGATTAA
- a CDS encoding magnesium chelatase, giving the protein MDYTAATTIGALRGMGYPQRTVKDEMRDNLMVKLARGEQVFPGIVGYDKTVIPELVNAILSRHDFILLGLRGQAKTRILRALVTLLDEYLPVIAGCEINSSPYAPVSRRARDLVSEHGDDTPIEWIGRSRRYGEKLATPDVTISDLIGDIDPIKAASQRLHYAHEGVIHFGIIPRMNRGVFAVNELPDLQPRIQVGLLNIMEEKDIQIRGFPVRIPLDVMIVFSANPEDYTNRGTIITPLKDRIDSQILTHYPVSREYAMAITDQEAWTERPGGVRVDMPPFLRETVEEIAFQARSSEFIDQTSGVSTRMTIAAMENLVSQVEKRCILLGKRSVVPRMCDLSAVIPAMTGKLELVYEGEQEGEVKVAEALIGRAVKEVFGHYFPAAFGEDDERDACYQEVLAWFEEGQTVEISDTMDDRSYYSALNGVDGLRKLAGRHVRTENRAELSVAMEFLLEGLHQHSRISKNVADGRRSYSDMMGSLFEQ; this is encoded by the coding sequence ATGGACTACACCGCTGCCACGACCATCGGTGCGCTGCGCGGCATGGGATATCCGCAACGGACCGTCAAGGACGAAATGCGGGACAATCTGATGGTCAAGCTTGCCCGCGGCGAGCAGGTCTTTCCCGGCATCGTCGGTTATGACAAGACCGTCATCCCCGAACTGGTCAACGCGATCCTTTCCCGGCACGACTTCATTCTCCTCGGGTTGCGGGGACAGGCGAAGACCCGTATCCTGAGAGCCCTGGTCACGCTGCTCGACGAGTACCTGCCCGTGATCGCGGGATGCGAAATCAACAGTTCGCCCTACGCGCCCGTCAGCCGGCGCGCCCGGGACCTCGTGTCCGAACACGGGGACGACACCCCCATCGAATGGATCGGCCGGTCGCGGCGGTACGGCGAGAAGCTCGCCACGCCCGACGTGACCATATCCGATCTGATCGGCGACATCGATCCCATCAAAGCGGCCTCCCAGCGGCTTCACTACGCCCACGAAGGCGTGATCCATTTCGGCATCATCCCGAGGATGAACCGGGGCGTTTTCGCCGTAAACGAACTGCCCGATCTCCAGCCCCGCATCCAGGTCGGCCTATTGAACATCATGGAGGAGAAAGACATCCAGATCCGGGGATTCCCGGTGCGGATCCCTCTGGACGTTATGATCGTCTTCTCGGCGAACCCGGAAGACTATACCAACCGCGGCACTATCATCACCCCGCTCAAGGACCGGATCGATTCGCAGATTCTGACCCACTATCCCGTCAGCCGCGAATACGCCATGGCCATCACCGACCAGGAGGCCTGGACCGAGCGGCCCGGCGGCGTGCGGGTCGACATGCCGCCGTTTCTGCGTGAAACAGTGGAGGAGATCGCCTTCCAGGCCCGGAGCAGCGAGTTCATCGACCAGACCTCCGGCGTAAGCACGCGCATGACCATCGCCGCCATGGAGAACCTGGTGAGCCAGGTCGAGAAGCGATGCATCCTGCTGGGCAAGCGGTCTGTCGTGCCCCGCATGTGCGACCTGTCCGCCGTGATCCCGGCGATGACGGGTAAGCTGGAACTCGTGTACGAGGGCGAGCAGGAAGGCGAAGTCAAAGTGGCCGAGGCGCTGATCGGCCGGGCCGTGAAGGAGGTCTTCGGGCACTATTTCCCCGCGGCCTTCGGCGAGGATGATGAACGCGACGCGTGCTACCAGGAAGTCCTCGCCTGGTTCGAAGAAGGACAGACAGTCGAGATTTCGGACACCATGGACGACAGATCCTATTATAGCGCGCTGAACGGCGTCGACGGGTTGCGGAAGCTGGCGGGCCGGCACGTCCGGACGGAAAACCGGGCGGAACTTTCCGTTGCCATGGAGTTCCTGCTCGAGGGTCTGCACCAGCATTCGAGGATCAGCAAGAACGTCGCCGACGGCCGGCGTTCCTACAGCGATATGATGGGCAGCCTGTTCGAACAATGA
- the thrS gene encoding threonine--tRNA ligase — protein sequence MKNVRITLPDGGHFEMEQGSTVMDAVARIGPGLGKAALAAKIDGAQVDLDHRLDGDASLEVLTFSNPEGREVYWHSTTHLMAQATKELFPEAQLTIGPPIDEGFYYDFDMPEPFTTDDLERIEGRMVELSRADMPIRRHELSREDARALFNDRGESYKVEMIDDLAADEVISIYEQGDFIDLCRGPHIPSTGKIKAFKLLNVAAAYWHGDENNQSLQRIYGVSYPRKKDLDEYLERRAEAERRDHRKLGRQLELFMFHPSSPASPFFFPKGARVYNTLTDYVRELYKKYGYDEVITPLIYEADLWKTSGHYEHFWDEMFTINADDREYAPKPMNCPSHCLMYAAGHHSYRDLPVRYADFARLHRHERSGVTAGLMRVRSFAQDDAHIYCRPEQIGDEVNDFIKMLSDAYTMLGFDDIGIYLSTRSDKRAGSDEIWDHSEETLASVLDDLGVAYEVSPGEAAFYGPKVDFFVKDALQRPWQLGTCQLDFNMPELFNLEYITETGKPARPVLIHRAMLGSLERFLGVYIEHCAGAFPTWLAPVQVIVIGISEHQTEYVRGVARRLEDAGFWVETDVRNEKVGYKIREAETKKIPYMAIAGAREMEAGDVSVRRHGKGDQGNMPVDALIGAIEKEIDRTVRTSRTVQAAV from the coding sequence TTGAAAAACGTCAGGATCACACTTCCCGACGGCGGGCACTTCGAAATGGAGCAGGGATCTACGGTTATGGACGCGGTGGCGCGCATTGGTCCCGGACTGGGCAAGGCTGCGCTCGCGGCCAAGATCGACGGCGCCCAGGTCGACCTGGACCACCGGCTGGACGGGGACGCTTCCCTTGAGGTGCTGACTTTCAGCAATCCCGAGGGCCGGGAAGTGTACTGGCACAGCACGACGCACCTGATGGCCCAGGCCACCAAGGAGCTGTTCCCCGAAGCGCAACTCACCATCGGTCCGCCGATCGATGAGGGATTCTATTACGACTTCGACATGCCGGAGCCGTTCACGACCGATGATCTCGAGCGCATCGAAGGCCGTATGGTCGAGCTGTCCCGGGCGGACATGCCCATCCGGCGCCACGAGCTCTCCCGCGAGGATGCCCGCGCCTTGTTCAACGACCGGGGCGAGTCCTACAAGGTCGAGATGATCGACGACCTCGCCGCGGACGAAGTGATCAGCATCTACGAGCAGGGAGATTTTATCGACCTCTGCCGGGGCCCGCACATCCCGTCGACCGGAAAGATCAAGGCCTTCAAGCTGCTCAACGTCGCGGCCGCCTACTGGCACGGGGACGAGAACAACCAGAGCCTGCAGCGGATATACGGCGTGTCCTATCCCCGCAAAAAGGACCTGGACGAGTACCTGGAACGGCGCGCAGAGGCCGAACGGCGGGACCACCGCAAGCTGGGCAGGCAACTCGAGCTGTTCATGTTCCACCCCTCTTCGCCGGCGTCGCCCTTCTTCTTCCCGAAAGGCGCCCGGGTTTACAACACCCTGACCGACTATGTGCGCGAACTGTATAAGAAGTATGGGTACGACGAAGTCATCACGCCGCTGATCTACGAAGCCGACCTGTGGAAGACCTCCGGCCACTACGAGCATTTCTGGGACGAGATGTTCACCATAAACGCCGACGACCGGGAATACGCGCCTAAGCCGATGAACTGTCCCAGCCACTGCCTCATGTACGCGGCAGGCCATCATTCCTACCGCGATCTGCCCGTCCGGTACGCCGATTTCGCCCGGTTGCACCGGCACGAACGTTCCGGGGTGACGGCCGGCCTGATGCGGGTGCGCTCCTTCGCGCAGGACGACGCCCACATCTACTGCCGCCCCGAGCAGATCGGCGACGAGGTCAATGATTTCATCAAGATGCTGTCGGATGCTTACACCATGCTGGGCTTCGACGACATCGGCATCTACCTGTCCACGCGCTCGGACAAACGCGCCGGTTCCGACGAGATCTGGGATCACTCGGAGGAGACCCTGGCCAGCGTGCTGGACGACCTGGGTGTCGCTTACGAAGTGTCGCCCGGCGAAGCGGCCTTCTACGGACCGAAAGTGGATTTCTTCGTGAAGGACGCCCTGCAGCGCCCCTGGCAACTGGGTACGTGCCAGCTTGATTTCAACATGCCGGAACTCTTCAATCTCGAATACATTACCGAAACCGGAAAGCCCGCCCGCCCGGTGCTGATCCACCGTGCCATGCTCGGCAGCCTGGAACGGTTCCTCGGCGTGTACATCGAACACTGCGCCGGTGCGTTCCCGACCTGGCTCGCGCCGGTCCAGGTCATCGTGATCGGGATTTCGGAACACCAGACCGAGTACGTCCGCGGTGTGGCGCGCAGGCTCGAAGACGCCGGATTCTGGGTCGAGACGGACGTGAGAAACGAGAAAGTCGGGTACAAGATCCGCGAGGCGGAGACGAAGAAGATCCCCTACATGGCCATTGCCGGAGCACGCGAGATGGAGGCTGGCGACGTGTCCGTACGCCGTCACGGCAAGGGTGACCAGGGGAACATGCCGGTGGATGCCCTGATCGGCGCGATTGAGAAAGAAATCGACCGGACCGTCCGGACAAGCCGGACCGTCCAGGCAGCGGTATGA
- the infC gene encoding translation initiation factor IF-3 has translation MQKRTVRVNGMIRVPQVRVISAEGEQVGIMETREALQLASGADLDLVEVSPDARPPVCKIMDFGKYKYEQSKRVKESRKKQHVTQLKEIRFKTPKISEHDLEYRAAQARDFLKHGNKVKVSVRFWGREMTHVELGQRKLEHMAQILEDVGTIEQRPRLEGRSMSLVLMPR, from the coding sequence ATTCAAAAGAGAACCGTCAGAGTCAACGGAATGATTCGCGTGCCCCAGGTGCGGGTCATCAGCGCGGAAGGCGAGCAGGTCGGCATCATGGAGACCAGGGAGGCCCTGCAGCTTGCGTCCGGCGCCGACCTCGACCTCGTGGAAGTGTCGCCCGATGCCCGCCCGCCCGTCTGCAAGATCATGGACTTTGGCAAGTACAAGTACGAGCAGAGCAAGCGGGTGAAGGAATCGCGCAAGAAGCAGCACGTAACGCAACTGAAGGAAATCCGGTTCAAGACGCCCAAGATCAGCGAACACGACCTGGAGTACCGGGCCGCCCAGGCCCGTGATTTCCTGAAGCACGGGAACAAGGTCAAGGTGTCCGTGCGGTTCTGGGGCCGTGAGATGACGCATGTGGAACTGGGCCAGCGAAAGCTCGAGCACATGGCGCAGATACTGGAAGACGTAGGCACCATCGAACAGCGGCCCAGGCTGGAAGGCCGCAGCATGTCGCTGGTCCTCATGCCCAGGTAG
- the rpmI gene encoding 50S ribosomal protein L35: protein MPKIKTLKAAAKRFKKVASGKFKRSHSHATHNKLSKNGKRTRGLRGTAMASKADTPRLKRMMPN from the coding sequence ATGCCGAAAATCAAGACGTTGAAAGCGGCGGCGAAACGATTCAAGAAGGTCGCCTCCGGCAAGTTCAAACGCAGCCATTCCCACGCGACCCACAATAAGTTGTCCAAGAACGGCAAGCGCACGAGAGGGCTTCGCGGCACCGCCATGGCGAGCAAGGCCGACACGCCGCGCCTCAAGCGGATGATGCCGAACTAG
- the rplT gene encoding 50S ribosomal protein L20, which translates to MPRATNAAASHRRRKKTIKLARGYWGRRNRLYRTAREAVNRGWAYAYRDRRRRRRDFRRLWITRINAAARLNGLTYGQLIHGMKLARIEIDRKLLAELAVNDPPAFAVVADAAKAQFS; encoded by the coding sequence ATGCCACGTGCCACGAACGCCGCCGCCTCGCACAGGCGGCGCAAGAAGACCATCAAGCTGGCCAGGGGATATTGGGGCCGTCGCAACCGGCTTTACCGGACGGCCCGTGAAGCCGTCAACCGGGGCTGGGCTTACGCGTACCGCGACCGCCGCCGGCGCCGGCGCGATTTCCGCCGTCTGTGGATCACCCGGATCAACGCGGCGGCCAGGCTCAACGGCCTTACGTACGGTCAACTCATACACGGCATGAAGCTGGCCCGAATCGAAATCGACCGGAAACTCCTTGCCGAACTCGCCGTCAACGATCCGCCCGCCTTCGCCGTGGTGGCAGACGCGGCCAAAGCGCAGTTTTCCTGA
- the pheS gene encoding phenylalanine--tRNA ligase subunit alpha — protein sequence MVQEAEAIEARALEEIARAADPSDLEDIRIRYMGKNGDLTRVLRSVGKADPQERPRIGQRVNQAKKTIGEALEARRAACEAGGESAAGALDVTLPGRPPPLGSKHPLTLIREEVTEIFRDMGFSVVDGPEVEWDYYNFEALNIPRDHPARDTQDTFYLGSDIVLRTHTSPVQVRVMEQQKPPVRVIVPGRTYRHENPDATHAFTFHQCEGLYVDKGVTMAQLKGDMTYFAQRLFGGKVKVRFLPDFFPFTEPSVQYDFSCVACGGKGCRICKYTGWLEISGAGMVDPAVFGFVDYDPEVYTGYAFGMGLDRLAMFKYGIDSIHMFLENDLRQLEGS from the coding sequence ATGGTACAGGAAGCAGAAGCGATTGAAGCCCGGGCGCTGGAGGAAATCGCCCGCGCCGCCGACCCGTCGGACCTGGAAGATATCCGCATCAGGTACATGGGGAAGAACGGCGACCTGACCCGCGTTCTGCGGTCCGTGGGCAAGGCGGATCCCCAAGAACGTCCCCGCATCGGTCAGCGGGTCAACCAGGCCAAGAAGACCATCGGCGAAGCCCTGGAAGCGCGCAGGGCGGCGTGCGAAGCGGGAGGGGAATCCGCGGCCGGCGCCCTGGACGTCACGCTGCCGGGACGCCCCCCGCCCCTCGGAAGCAAGCATCCGCTGACGCTGATCCGCGAGGAAGTCACCGAGATCTTCCGGGACATGGGATTCTCGGTGGTGGACGGTCCCGAGGTGGAGTGGGACTACTACAACTTCGAAGCGCTGAACATCCCGCGCGACCATCCGGCACGGGATACCCAGGACACCTTCTACCTCGGCAGCGACATCGTGCTCAGGACCCATACCTCGCCGGTACAGGTCCGGGTCATGGAACAGCAGAAACCCCCGGTGCGGGTGATTGTGCCGGGACGTACCTACCGCCACGAGAACCCCGACGCCACCCACGCCTTCACCTTCCATCAGTGCGAAGGCCTGTACGTGGACAAAGGGGTCACGATGGCGCAGCTCAAGGGCGACATGACCTACTTCGCCCAGCGGCTCTTCGGCGGGAAGGTCAAGGTCCGTTTCCTCCCCGATTTCTTCCCCTTCACCGAACCCAGCGTACAGTACGACTTCTCCTGTGTCGCGTGCGGCGGCAAAGGCTGCCGGATCTGCAAGTACACGGGTTGGCTGGAGATCTCGGGCGCCGGAATGGTCGACCCGGCCGTCTTCGGATTCGTGGACTACGATCCGGAAGTATACACCGGCTACGCCTTCGGCATGGGGCTGGACCGCCTCGCCATGTTCAAGTACGGCATCGACAGTATCCACATGTTTCTGGAGAACGACCTGCGCCAGCTCGAAGGCAGCTGA
- the pheT gene encoding phenylalanine--tRNA ligase subunit beta yields MVIKVPLSWLQAYCDVPWSVEELVDRLVMSGLEVDGVDTVGSDFEGFVVGHVERVERHPNADRLSLCTVDVGGESLQVICGAPNVAAGQKVPVARVGAVLPGGMEIRKAKIRGVESFGMICSEAELNLSDDHEGIMVLDGGIEPGRPLKDIVGGPETVLSIDVGTNRPDCLSLVGVAREITALSGGELRPPSGVVDEAGPPVDTLASVRVDAPGDCPRFVGRVITGVRIGPSPDWLKRRIEAAGIRSISNVVDVTNYVMLEMGQPLHAYDLDRLAGRGIVVRRAGDEEAFTTLDGVDRTLDSEVLMIADHETGIGVGGVMGGLDTEITPETDRVFLEGACFDAVRVRRGSKALQLQTDASRRFERGMDPELQGEAVGRAAGLIAEVAGGVVAEGMIDVRTPAGPDPVIRLRTRRVNGLLGTGLDRDEIVALLRRLRFDARPDGADIEVGVPSFRRDVSREVDLIEEVARQYGYDKIEPVASTPPRDDSAEARGREEARRGRQDDQRRLRDAMTGFGFTEVVTHSLLHPDLNQLIDPSRPSVMIDNPLSPELSAMRTSLAASVLGVLRWNANRKVRDIRIFEAGRVFWANEEGLPDEPEQLCIAVTGQRHSPHWDGPPGAFDFFDLKGLAEALLARLGLDRVETVPYDKVDPLFEADRTGELLADGVRAGRFGAVAQRVLDHYEIREPVWMGVIDCGVLFGQASDRRTYRAPPKYPAVERDLAIVVPEEVTHRDILKEIRACSGDLLESIELFDVYRGTQIAAQSKSMAYAMRFRSGERTLTDAEVTRLQDKVLRRLVSRYRAELRS; encoded by the coding sequence ATGGTGATTAAAGTACCCCTTTCGTGGCTGCAGGCGTACTGCGACGTCCCGTGGTCCGTCGAAGAACTGGTGGACCGGCTGGTCATGTCCGGCCTGGAAGTCGACGGCGTCGATACGGTGGGCAGCGATTTCGAGGGGTTCGTCGTCGGACACGTGGAGCGCGTGGAGCGCCATCCCAACGCCGATCGCCTTTCCCTCTGCACCGTGGATGTGGGCGGCGAGTCCCTGCAGGTCATCTGCGGGGCGCCGAACGTGGCCGCCGGCCAGAAGGTGCCGGTCGCGCGGGTCGGCGCGGTGCTGCCCGGCGGGATGGAGATCCGGAAGGCGAAGATCCGCGGGGTGGAGTCCTTCGGGATGATCTGCTCCGAGGCCGAACTGAACCTTTCCGACGACCACGAAGGCATCATGGTGCTCGATGGCGGTATCGAGCCCGGACGGCCCCTGAAGGACATCGTGGGCGGACCGGAAACGGTACTGAGCATCGACGTGGGCACCAACCGGCCCGACTGCCTCTCTCTGGTCGGCGTAGCCCGGGAGATTACGGCCCTGTCGGGCGGCGAACTGCGCCCACCGTCCGGCGTCGTCGATGAAGCGGGCCCTCCCGTCGATACCCTGGCCAGCGTCCGCGTCGACGCCCCCGGTGACTGCCCCCGGTTCGTGGGCCGCGTGATCACCGGCGTCCGGATCGGGCCTTCGCCCGACTGGCTGAAGCGGCGGATCGAAGCCGCCGGGATCCGGTCCATCAGCAACGTGGTCGACGTGACGAACTACGTCATGCTCGAAATGGGACAGCCGCTGCACGCCTACGACCTGGACCGGCTGGCGGGACGGGGCATCGTCGTCCGCCGCGCCGGGGACGAGGAGGCCTTCACCACCCTGGACGGGGTGGACCGTACCCTCGACAGCGAGGTATTGATGATCGCCGACCATGAAACGGGCATCGGCGTCGGCGGCGTGATGGGCGGACTGGATACCGAGATCACCCCTGAAACCGACCGGGTCTTCCTGGAAGGCGCCTGTTTCGACGCGGTGCGGGTCCGGCGGGGTTCGAAGGCGCTGCAGCTGCAGACGGACGCGTCGCGCCGGTTCGAGCGGGGCATGGACCCGGAACTGCAGGGCGAGGCTGTGGGCAGGGCCGCGGGACTGATCGCCGAGGTGGCCGGCGGCGTGGTGGCGGAAGGCATGATCGACGTCCGGACCCCGGCCGGACCCGACCCGGTGATCCGGTTGCGCACGAGGCGCGTGAACGGGCTGCTGGGCACCGGCCTGGACCGGGACGAAATCGTCGCGTTGCTGCGGCGGCTGCGGTTCGACGCCCGGCCCGACGGCGCGGATATCGAGGTCGGCGTGCCGTCGTTCAGGCGGGACGTGTCCCGCGAAGTGGACCTGATCGAGGAGGTCGCCCGCCAATATGGCTACGACAAGATCGAACCGGTGGCTTCGACGCCGCCCCGCGACGATTCGGCCGAAGCCCGGGGACGGGAGGAAGCCCGTCGCGGCCGGCAGGACGACCAGCGACGCCTGCGGGACGCAATGACCGGGTTCGGTTTCACGGAGGTGGTTACCCACAGTCTCCTTCACCCGGACCTGAACCAGCTCATAGATCCGTCCCGTCCCAGCGTCATGATCGACAATCCCCTGAGCCCCGAACTCTCCGCCATGCGCACAAGCCTGGCGGCCTCGGTTCTGGGCGTCTTGCGCTGGAACGCCAACCGCAAGGTGCGGGACATCCGGATATTCGAGGCCGGGCGCGTTTTCTGGGCGAACGAAGAAGGCCTTCCCGACGAACCCGAACAACTCTGTATCGCCGTCACGGGGCAGCGCCACAGCCCGCATTGGGACGGCCCTCCGGGGGCCTTCGATTTCTTCGATTTGAAGGGTCTGGCGGAGGCGCTGCTCGCCCGGTTAGGACTTGACAGGGTCGAAACCGTCCCGTATGATAAGGTCGATCCTCTGTTCGAAGCCGACCGGACCGGAGAACTGCTCGCGGACGGGGTGCGGGCGGGCCGTTTCGGCGCGGTGGCGCAACGGGTCCTCGACCATTACGAGATCCGGGAACCCGTATGGATGGGGGTGATCGACTGCGGTGTCCTCTTCGGCCAGGCGTCTGATCGAAGGACCTATCGTGCGCCGCCCAAGTACCCCGCGGTCGAGAGAGACCTGGCAATTGTCGTGCCCGAAGAGGTTACTCATCGGGACATACTGAAAGAAATCCGCGCGTGTAGCGGCGACCTCCTGGAATCGATCGAACTGTTCGACGTGTACCGGGGAACGCAGATCGCGGCCCAAAGCAAGAGCATGGCGTACGCCATGCGGTTCAGGTCCGGTGAACGGACGCTGACGGACGCTGAAGTCACGCGGCTTCAGGACAAGGTGCTGCGCCGGCTGGTGAGCCGGTACCGGGCGGAACTTCGCTCCTAG
- the zapB gene encoding cell division protein ZapB, which produces MQEQSIELLLGRIETMIDLIQRLKDENADLRGRNQNLETQVQELQQQQEHSVTSKEELEQENEALRVKQDDIKARIDTMLSRLDVIE; this is translated from the coding sequence ATGCAAGAACAATCCATCGAGCTGCTGCTGGGCCGGATCGAAACCATGATCGACCTGATCCAGCGGCTGAAGGACGAGAACGCGGATCTGCGCGGCCGGAACCAGAACCTCGAGACGCAGGTCCAGGAACTGCAGCAGCAGCAGGAGCATTCGGTTACCTCCAAGGAAGAACTGGAACAGGAAAACGAGGCGCTGCGCGTCAAGCAGGACGACATCAAGGCGCGTATAGACACGATGCTGTCGCGCCTGGACGTCATCGAGTAA